In a single window of the Nicotiana tomentosiformis chromosome 8, ASM39032v3, whole genome shotgun sequence genome:
- the LOC138897047 gene encoding uncharacterized protein, with protein MSVRDYSHKFNSLARYAPDIVRTMRARVHHYVDGLGDHLIRDCRVASLSDDVDISRIQAFAQTTEDLSRRIRDIRKDREQSKRARTMGFYREPRVDFRPPLHRYPPRSAGSLPPQMQGQRFDRYIQSGPGQSSGQSEGRRQERSAQMRQLTPLCTQCGKLHTGKCRQGLSACFHCGQTEHYISRCPGLGRGTPAQPSGFTAASSPSVRAPRPGPQSAQGRGRGRGGGDTSGSSGGQNCFYALIGRQDSEASPDVVTGILTIHSHAIYALMDLGSTFSYITPFIAGKLDMRSELLPQPVEVSTLVGDSIIANHVYRDCTVLINDRPTSVDLVELVMLDFDVIIGMDWLAACYANIDCRAKDIDKEPATLQSVPIVNEFPTPISIPPYIMAPAELRELKEQLKDLLDKGFIRPTNIVADALSRKSMGSLSHVEADKVKMTKYLCQLASLQVRLVDAEDGRILVQNTAKSSFVTEVKERQHEDSELIKLRESIPQQRQTLFELTGDGVLRYQGRLCVPSVGELRAKILSEAHYSRYAVHPGATKMYRDLRQIYWWNGMKKNIAEMVAQCPNCQQVKAKYQRPGGLTQCIELPLWKWDMINMDFITGLPRTPRRVAYELDLPLELEAVHPVFHVSMLRKCIGDPSRITPIEDIHIAEDLSYAEVPVVILDRQVRKLRTKEVASVKVLWRNNNIEEMTWEAEEEMRKKYPHLFTT; from the exons ATGAGTGTGAGGGATTATAGCCATAAGTTTAATTCTTTGGCAAGGTATGCACCAGATATAGTACGTACCATGAGGGCTAGAGTTCATCATTATGTGGATGGTTTGGGGGATCATCTGATTAGAGACTGTAGGGTTGCATCCCTATCGGATGATGTAGATATTTCCCGCATACAAGCTTTCGCTCAGACTACAGAGGACCTTTCCCGTCGGATTCGTGATATTCGCAAGGATAGGGAGCAGAGTAAGAGGGCTCGTACTATGGGGTTTTATAGGGAGCCACGAGTTGATTTTAGGCCCCCACTCCATCGATATCCACCTCGGTCAGCAGGTAGTTTGCCACCACAGATGCAGGGCCAGCGGTTTGATCGTTATATTCAGTCAGGACCGGGGCAGAGCTCAGGCCAGTCTGAGGGCCGTCGACAGGAGCGTTCTGCACAGATGAGACAACTTACTCCTCTATGTACTCAGTGCGGTAAGCTGCACACTGGGAAATGTAGACAGGGTTTGAGTGCATGTTTTCATTGTGGGCAGACAGAACATTATATTAGCCGGTGCCCGGGGTTAGGCAGAGGTACACCAGCTCAGCCTTCAGGATTCACAGCAGCCTCTTCGCCCTCAGTCCGTGCTCCCCGACCAGGTCCACAGTCTGCTCAGGGCCGTGGTAGGGGGAGAGGTGGAGGAGACACCTCAGGTTCTAGTGGTGGCCAGAACTGCTTTTATGCACTCATAGGCCGACAGGATTCAGAGGCAtccccagatgttgtcacaggtatattgacaatACATTCTCATGCCATTTATGCATTGATGGATCTCGGCTCTACATTTTCatatattactccatttattgctGGTAAGCTTGACATGAGATCTGAGTTGTTGCCACAACCAGTTGAGGTGTCTACTCTAGTTGGCGACTCTATTATAGCTAATCATGTCTATCGAGATTGTACAGTGTTAATTAATGACCGTCCAACCTCTGTTGATTTAGTTGAATTGGTTATGCTAGACTTCGATGTCATtataggtatggattggttggcagcttgttatgctaatattgattgtcgtgcaaa ggatatagataaggagccagcgactcttcagtcggttcctattgtgaatgaattcccgacG cctatatccattcctccCTACATAATGGCTCCTGCAGAGCtaagggaattgaaggaacaactgaaggacttgctcgataaaggctttattaggccaa CTAATATTGTTGCTGATGCCCTTAGCCGGAAGTCCATGGGCAGTCTAAGCCATGTTGAAGCTGATAAGGTCAAGATGACCAAATATCTATGCCAGCTAGCTAGTTTGCAGGTGCGTTTGGTAGATGCAGAGGATGGACGCATTCTCGTTCAGAATACGGCAAAATCTTCTTTTGTTACTGAAGTGAAAGAGCGACAACACGAGGATTCTGAGCTTATAAAACTGAGGGAAAGTATTCCACAGCAGCGACAAACTTTATTTGAGCTAACTggagatggagtccttagatacCAGGGCCGCTTATGTGTACCGTCAGTAGGAGAGCTCCGTGCCAAGATTCTTTCGGAGGCCCATTATTCTAGATATGCAGTTCATCCcggagcgacaaagatgtatcgggaccttcgacagatctattggtggaatggaaTGAAAAAAAATATCGCGGAGATGGTAGCCCAATGTCCCAACTGCCAGCAAGTTAAAGCCAAATATCAGAGGCCTGGAGGCCTAACTCAGTGTATTGAGCTTCCATTATGGAAATGGGACATGATAAATATGGACTTCATCACTGGTTTGCCTCGCACTCCACGGAG ggtggcgtacgagcttgatttgcctttagaattggaagcagtccatcctgtgtttcatgtatctatgttgcggAAGTGCATTGGAGATCCTTCACGTATTACGCCCATTGAAGATATTCACATTGCTGAAGACTTATCTTATGCAGAGGTACCAGTagttattttagatcggcaggtgaggaagcttcgaactaaagaagtggcttccgtgaaagtgttatggcgaaataaCAACATCGAGGAAATGACCTGGGAAGCTGAGGAGGAAATGAGGAAGAAGTACCCCCACCTATTTACGACTTAA